In Bactrocera neohumeralis isolate Rockhampton chromosome 5, APGP_CSIRO_Bneo_wtdbg2-racon-allhic-juicebox.fasta_v2, whole genome shotgun sequence, the genomic window GGCTTCCCACTAAATAgtactttttgttgtaaatttaatgaataattatttaagtgaaataaatttattcgcTGTTACTAACACAACCAGTATCTCATATGGTTTCATATCACACTGtattagttttaatataaaaatctgTTGATTAAATTAGTATACTTTCAAAGTTCGAatagtttataaaaatgtttttcataaaatataactattttatttgttgaatGCAAAAATATACCCTGTATCtataatataatgtttttgtgTGATATTCCCTTACCAGACGTCGTATGAGGCCAAAAATAGCCAGTGTACCGATCGCCGTTGCCTGTGAAATTTCGCAAATGAGCACCGTTGAAGcgcatttttcttttcaactaGCTGTCACCATTGCATTCGTTTGCCCAGATTCAgctatttacaaaatttttgggcTGCTTGCCAATTTACGGCGCAATTTCTTGGCGCGCTCCCTCGTCTGTCTAGTCACCGCTTCTTTTCCAACTACCAATGCGGCTGTGTCCTTGCATTTGTGTTGGTCGCGTCAAGTACTGTATAGCCATAGTATGTCGCTACTGTGACAGCCTTCGCTTCCACTTTTCCTCCGCCTTGTTTCGCTCAACTAAAAGCAATGCGTACCAAACATCTAAAGCCAACATTGCTGCCACACGAAACCCAAAATATAGCTGAAAGCATGCAAAGCCTGTTCTGGTGCATTCATGCGGTCTTATCCTGGCGCGCTCTTCGAACTGAATCGTGAGGTTGAGCGACGCAGGAAATGCAGTCGTTTACGTGTTTTTCGACTGCGCCCAGTCGCTTCCGCTTGTTTTGGTTTATCTGCAGAGTCCGCAGTAGCGCCTGTTGTTGTTGGAGTTTTAGTACGTTTCTGCTGTAGCTTCTTGCCCGTTAGCAATTGACGTCTGTCGCCGCCGCCAAACAAGCTTGATCCATCCGAGCTGGAGTATAGCTCAATTGTCGACGTGGCGTCTATTTGAGCAACGATCGAGTGCTGCTCAGCGGCGGAGAGTTGCATTTTAGCAAATTTCTTATGGCAACGCTTGAGATTTGCACGCGTTAACGGCGCCGTGATGCGCCGCCCCAAGTGAGCGGCCAGTGAACTGGGCGCTGCATTGATACTGTTATCTTCGAACTTAGGCCAATCCTCTGCATCTTCAGCGACATCTGCTGCAACGATATCGCTTTCCTTGTGGGTTGTGGCGGTATCCGCCGACGCGCAGTCAACATCGCCTGCGGCCGAATGTCGTCTGCTTGCTCTACCTTCCGGACTGTCGGCCAACGAACGCTGCTGCGTTTCCCTattgtgtttaaaattattgttttctgCTTTTGTTGTGCTGCCATCTTCATTAGGATAGCTGCCgctactgttgctgttgtgaaGAACGCTTTCCCGTTCTCATGAACGCTTGGCGCTGTCCTTACGAAAGGACTTGCGTAGCTTATCGACCAAACGCAAATGAAATTTCGTGATATCGTTCTGGCTTTCCGTCGTATTTATTGTCTTGGGCGGACTGGAGGCCTGGCTAAAGGAACGTGTAGGCGAAAGTGCTCCAGCGGCAGACGAGTGCGAGGTACGCGATGCGTTACGGGGAAAGGCGCGCGATGATTGACAACGCTGCATCTGCATGCGATAGGTGTGTGAAGGTGATGTGGCGAAGCTCTCGGACTTGCATTCAGACACTTTGCGGACACGTCCATTGGCCGGCACACCCATGGCGGAAGACAGTGTGGGTGCGCCACCATTCGAGCTGGTTGTGGAGCACTCCGATGTTTTTCGTGAACGACTATCCTTATAGATATCGTAGTTATTCTTCATGACAGGCATCATAAAAGCCATTTCGAATGTGAATTTAATTTGTGCAAATCGCGATTTCAATGAATAAGTTAGAGAAAATTATTGACTAAACCGCAAACTGCAAAGGCACTCCACTAAAGCGaagttaataataattatatttgcgTTTGTAAGGTTTCTTCTAGAACCTTCCAATGACTTCGTTTCGCTTCACTTTTCCAGTGACGAATTGCAATGCACTTCGTTTATTCTCTGgccataaacatatgtatatacacaatcagTCGCACTTCTACACTTTATATCTTTACTTCACAATGTCTTTTGTTGCTCTTGTAGTCGTATATATTgtcttgtacatatgtatattcacaatAAAGATTGATAGTATATAAGTCACTTTTAACCAGTTCGTTTTGTTTTGCTGgtgattttctaattttcttaGTCTTCACTATTTCTATTTCCGGCGTTTTGTTCTTATCTGCTCAAGAGTTCGACTCCGAATGAACGGCAAACGGTGGTGTGGttgtattttatagaaaatccAACAATTGTGACGAACTGCAGTACTCCGTCACGGTAGGCTGGTGAGAGCCGCAATAGgttgaaaatgagagagcgaaATCGAAAAGGCAATGCAAATAGATAAATTACAAACAcgctatgtatacatatgtatgtactgttgCCGCATATATCTTGCggatgtacatagtatgtatgcgCATTGCTGAAAAATGcagttttcttattttctctATTGTTGATTTGATTTTCCGATGTAGCACTGTGTGTCTGTAAAATCGCTTGTCATTTGAGCGAATCTATGAGTTGATGGTGGTTTGCCTAAATACTTTGTAAAGTCGAATCTCAGAGAAACTTCTGTCACTGTTCTCTCCGAATTCGTTACACtgagaaaaatattagataaaactgtttttaaaatttcgacATTATGAGAAATAATGAttgttttgaaatgtataaACTGACTACAATACTTATTGTGGAATTCTACCGTTAGAACTGGACTTTCCAAGACAGACGGTAACTCTTGACACTATTTTCTATACGCAAGAATTTTGATTACTGAGGTCCACTGTTACAATCAAAATGTAGGGCGATTAGGTCAAAACGCTTGTTATGGACAAATAATATGAATGCCATTCGAAGTCTATTGAGTGATCGCACATCTGTCTAGTCTATTGTTCCAAGAGTGTCCGGCACAGGCCTGATATTGGTCGGTGATCATCACAAGTTGGTGCGACTACAGCTGTGTTACACCGTCAATCACAGTCATCAAATCTAACTGTTGCacacaatacaaaaacatacatatgtatgtaagtacaaatgAGTGCTTCTCCAACAAATCTGTTGTTGTACAGGTATGTTGTAGTAGGTCCACGGCGAGGGGTTTATGGTTTATGTAAGCATAGCAAATGTTATACTTAGCAACTCATTAGACACAGACACACACCGGAAAATTGAGTATGTACATTTATGGTAATATATACGATATGATGTAGAGCACCGAGTCGTTGTGCAGCCGATAAGTGATTGATTACGAAACCTCTTCAGGCTGTCAGCGCTCAAGTGGCGAAAACAAAATACTTGCAGATATTTTAAAACGATCAACAacgatatttttaaacaatgctttttttgttgatatttcaAAGCACATTTGCGATTATTCTATTCGAACTATTTTAGCAGCGATAATTGGCCCTTCAGCAGCTATGTATAGTTGAACTACGTACTGTAGACTGTCAGAAATGATCAACCAATGCAAATCTGATTGGCATTGATTCAAAATATATGCAACTAGTTGCAACGCTTCTGATCCTGCTGCATGCAAAGTGATACAGTAGCTTGAACattgtactacatacatacatacatatgtatgtataataaaattgcaTGTACCTACAcacataaattgaaatttgagatTGAACCAGCCATCCAGTTCAGTTTTTTTTGCATGGAAACTCACgtttgtggaaaattttttacttactcGTTGGCACTTGTGAATAACGGCGTAGTTATTCGCACAATTTTGGCGTTTCGGCACGATAACTTTGCTAGAATCAGCCAGCAATCGCACAGAGCAGCAAATACCTGTACCGTGAAAGATTTTCAAAGTGAATTCTATTTAAAAGGCAAACGCTTCTTTAGTTGTATTtgtcatttaatgtttttttctgagttatacttaaatgtatataagttttatataataatgaaGTGCATGAAGTCAATTACTTGCATATTAtaagttcaaaattttgaagCTTTTGCTTTACTTAATTCTTGGTTGGATTTTaactagaaataaataatagtaaatacCGATTAACAACTTGTAATCgctgctttaattttttatttatttatttttttatattttttttttcttatttctcgGATCGATACTTGATTGCTCGCATCTAagttttctcatttgatttattgttgatccatttataatttaatttcatttttaaataaccTTAATTGGTAATTAAATGCATTTCCAACAACTTAactaatatgtgtatgtatgcactcgtatgtatgtatgtatgtatgtatgtatgcatttcgTCTGTAATAATTCgaataacattttaattattattgtaataattttaatggGATTTTAAGGACTCCATGAGCATGCACACATCTTCCGTTTGACAATAGCGCAACGGTAGTTCGGGTATGTGGTTTCGTGGTTCGCAAGTATGAGATTTATCAAAATTGTCTGACTtattaaaaaacgtttttatatttatgaacgAATCAAATCGTTTActagattgaaaaaaaaaataacaagcaTTTAGGGGAATATAGAAACACGTTgctaa contains:
- the LOC126760296 gene encoding uncharacterized protein LOC126760296 gives rise to the protein MAFMMPVMKNNYDIYKDSRSRKTSECSTTSSNGGAPTLSSAMGVPANGRVRKVSECKSESFATSPSHTYRMQMQRCQSSRAFPRNASRTSHSSAAGALSPTRSFSQASSPPKTINTTESQNDITKFHLRLVDKLRKSFRKDSAKRS